A genomic region of Barnesiella viscericola DSM 18177 contains the following coding sequences:
- a CDS encoding branched-chain amino acid aminotransferase, producing MESIDWSNLSFGYMPTDYNVRCTYKDGKWGDITVTSSQTFEIHMAATCLHYGQEAFEGMKAFRGKDGKIRIFRMDENAARLQSSCRGIMMPELPTEKFNEAILTVVKKNERFVPPYESGASLYIRPLLIGTSAQVGVKPAKEYLFIVFVSPVGPYFKEGFKPTPMVILRQYDRAAPLGTGRYKVGGNYAASLVSGEKAHAMGYSAVLYLDAKEKKYIDECGPANFFGIRGNSYITPKSTSILPSITNKSLMQLAEDMGMTVEVRQVPEEELATFDEAGACGTAAVISPIARIDDLDENKSYVFSKDGKPGPICEKLYHKLRAIQYGDEPDTHHWVTIVE from the coding sequence ATGGAAAGTATCGATTGGTCAAACCTGTCGTTCGGCTATATGCCCACCGACTACAATGTACGATGCACCTACAAAGACGGAAAATGGGGCGACATCACGGTTACCAGTTCACAAACATTTGAAATACACATGGCAGCCACCTGCCTGCACTACGGACAAGAGGCTTTCGAGGGTATGAAAGCCTTCCGGGGAAAGGACGGAAAGATTCGCATCTTCCGCATGGACGAGAACGCCGCCCGTCTGCAAAGCTCGTGCCGTGGTATCATGATGCCCGAGTTGCCCACCGAGAAATTTAACGAAGCCATCTTGACGGTGGTCAAGAAAAACGAACGCTTCGTACCTCCCTACGAGAGCGGCGCTTCGCTCTACATTCGCCCGCTGCTCATCGGCACATCGGCTCAGGTAGGTGTAAAACCGGCCAAGGAATACCTCTTCATTGTCTTCGTTTCGCCGGTAGGCCCGTACTTCAAGGAGGGTTTCAAACCTACTCCCATGGTTATCCTGCGCCAGTACGACCGCGCCGCACCGCTCGGCACCGGCCGCTACAAAGTGGGTGGTAACTATGCCGCCAGCCTGGTTTCGGGCGAGAAGGCTCATGCCATGGGCTACTCGGCCGTGCTCTATCTCGATGCCAAGGAGAAGAAATATATCGACGAATGCGGCCCGGCCAACTTCTTCGGAATCCGGGGCAACAGCTACATCACCCCCAAATCGACCTCGATTCTCCCCTCGATTACCAACAAGAGCCTCATGCAACTGGCCGAAGACATGGGCATGACCGTCGAGGTGCGTCAGGTACCCGAGGAGGAACTTGCCACGTTCGACGAAGCCGGAGCCTGCGGTACGGCTGCCGTAATCAGCCCCATCGCCCGCATCGACGATCTCGACGAAAACAAGTCGTATGTATTCTCGAAAGACGGCAAACCCGGTCCCATCTGCGAAAAACTCTATCACAAGCTGCGCGCCATTCAATATGGCGACGAGCCCGATACGCACCACTGGGTTACCATCGTAGAGTAA
- a CDS encoding DUF6383 domain-containing protein translates to MKKLYAILFALALGAAIALQTFAQISAEQAVWTLNDNNRSDNNSREQAIEVSSKEGNIYVRTPRKIQVTIYTILGQVVTDRTLNPGLSEIKIGTRGIYLVKIEGRTQKVAL, encoded by the coding sequence ATGAAAAAGCTATACGCCATACTCTTCGCTCTGGCTTTGGGTGCAGCCATCGCACTGCAGACTTTCGCACAGATTTCTGCGGAACAGGCCGTATGGACTCTCAACGACAACAACCGCAGCGACAACAACTCCCGCGAGCAGGCAATCGAGGTATCGAGCAAAGAGGGCAACATCTATGTGCGCACCCCCCGCAAGATACAGGTAACCATCTACACCATCTTGGGGCAGGTCGTTACCGACCGCACGCTCAATCCCGGCCTGTCGGAAATCAAGATAGGTACCCGCGGCATCTACCTGGTCAAAATCGAAGGCCGCACCCAGAAAGTCGCCCTGTAA
- a CDS encoding DUF4491 family protein, with the protein MDFILDYHLQGLVIGVCTFLIIGLFHPVVIKAEYYWGTRCWWIFLLLGLGGIAASLWLENVMLSSLAGVFAFSSFWTIKELFDQEKRVQKGWFPKNPRRTYKF; encoded by the coding sequence ATGGATTTCATTCTTGACTATCATCTGCAAGGACTTGTTATCGGGGTCTGCACCTTCCTCATCATCGGGCTGTTTCACCCGGTCGTCATCAAAGCCGAGTACTACTGGGGCACCCGCTGCTGGTGGATTTTCCTGCTGCTCGGGCTGGGCGGAATCGCCGCCTCGCTATGGCTCGAAAATGTGATGCTTTCGTCACTGGCCGGCGTGTTTGCCTTCTCCTCGTTCTGGACCATCAAAGAGCTCTTCGACCAGGAAAAGCGGGTGCAAAAGGGGTGGTTCCCCAAAAATCCCCGGCGCACCTACAAATTTTAA
- a CDS encoding flavin reductase produces MDINALRQITYGLYVVGTSDNGRPTGCIINTCFQVTSENPIVAISMNKNNYTHDAILRHRRFSLAILAEESDASLITTFGFQCGRDRNKYEGRDYSWQHDTPVLKGKFAGHIICELLHVADNETHDVFFARVIDTLPDDGTPMTYAYYHQVIKGRAPKNAPTYVAEPETPNTPETPRPQSTKRYVCEVCGYIHEGELTDDFKCPVCQAPRSCFKEI; encoded by the coding sequence ATGGATATAAACGCCTTACGACAAATCACTTACGGCCTCTACGTAGTAGGGACCAGCGATAACGGACGCCCCACGGGCTGCATCATCAACACCTGTTTCCAGGTGACCAGCGAGAATCCCATCGTGGCCATCTCGATGAACAAGAACAACTACACCCACGATGCCATCTTGCGGCACCGCCGGTTCAGCCTGGCCATTCTGGCCGAGGAGAGCGACGCAAGCCTCATCACCACCTTCGGCTTCCAGTGCGGACGCGATCGCAACAAATACGAGGGACGCGACTACTCGTGGCAACACGACACCCCGGTGCTGAAAGGGAAATTTGCCGGACACATCATCTGCGAACTGCTGCATGTGGCCGACAACGAGACCCACGACGTATTCTTCGCCCGGGTCATCGACACCCTGCCCGACGACGGCACTCCCATGACCTATGCCTACTATCACCAGGTGATCAAGGGACGGGCTCCCAAGAACGCCCCCACCTATGTGGCCGAGCCGGAAACGCCCAATACCCCTGAAACACCCCGTCCCCAAAGCACCAAGCGGTATGTGTGCGAGGTGTGCGGCTACATTCACGAAGGCGAATTGACCGACGATTTCAAATGCCCGGTATGCCAGGCCCCCCGTAGCTGTTTCAAAGAAATATAA
- the rbr gene encoding rubrerythrin — translation MKSIKGTQTEQNLLKSFAGESQARTRYTFFASVAKKEGFEQISAIFMETAEQEKEHAKKFFKYLEGGMVEITAAFPAGVIGTTAENLKAAAEGENEEWVDLYPHFADVAEQEGFPAVALTFRNVAKVEAEHEKRYRKLLANVENGTVFSADEEIEWQCRNCGYVYRGKNAPEQCPACAHPRAYFERKKNNY, via the coding sequence ATGAAAAGTATCAAAGGAACTCAGACCGAACAGAATCTGTTAAAGTCGTTCGCCGGTGAATCACAAGCCCGCACCCGCTACACCTTCTTTGCCAGCGTGGCCAAGAAAGAGGGTTTTGAACAAATCAGCGCCATCTTCATGGAGACGGCCGAACAGGAGAAAGAGCATGCCAAGAAATTCTTCAAATACCTCGAAGGGGGCATGGTCGAGATTACGGCTGCCTTCCCCGCCGGAGTTATCGGCACCACGGCCGAAAACCTGAAAGCTGCTGCCGAGGGTGAAAACGAAGAGTGGGTAGACCTCTATCCTCACTTTGCCGACGTAGCCGAACAAGAGGGATTCCCCGCCGTAGCCCTCACCTTCCGCAATGTAGCCAAGGTGGAAGCCGAACACGAAAAACGCTATCGCAAACTGCTGGCCAATGTCGAGAACGGAACCGTATTCTCGGCCGACGAAGAGATTGAATGGCAATGCCGCAACTGCGGATACGTGTACCGCGGCAAGAATGCCCCCGAACAATGCCCGGCCTGCGCTCACCCGCGTGCCTACTTTGAACGGAAAAAGAACAACTACTAA
- a CDS encoding DUF3440 domain-containing protein, producing the protein MNSFRNSVYDVTMERLDRIFTDFDHVYVSFSGGKDSGVLLNLCIDYIRRKQPGRRLGVFHIDYEVQYQETIRYVDRVLASNADILDVYRVCVPCKVLTCTSMFQSYWRPWEESKREMWVREMPEGAYTREDFDFFTDDLWDYEFQIKFAEWLHKRKSAQRTCCLIGIRSQESLNRWRTVHSDRNYKKYKGLKWIREMKYGICNAYPIHDWLTTDIWVANGRFRWDYNRLYDLYYRAGVPLDKQRVASPFISQAISSLRLYRAIDPDTWGKMVNRVNGVNFAGLYGRSSMMGWHSVKLPPGMTWERYLHFLLQTLPEETRRNYQRKLAVSINFWREKGGCLADETIEKLEAMGIPIVVGDHSNYKTAKRPVKMEYLDDIDLPEFKELPTFKRMCICILKNDHTCKYMGFSLNKVEKELKDRVMEKYKTL; encoded by the coding sequence ATGAACAGTTTCAGAAACAGCGTGTATGACGTAACCATGGAGCGGCTCGACCGCATATTTACCGATTTCGACCATGTCTACGTCTCCTTTTCGGGCGGAAAAGACAGCGGCGTGTTGCTGAACCTCTGCATCGACTATATTCGCCGCAAGCAGCCGGGCCGCCGACTGGGCGTGTTTCACATCGACTATGAGGTGCAGTATCAGGAGACCATTCGCTATGTCGACCGGGTGCTGGCCTCCAACGCCGATATACTGGACGTCTATCGGGTGTGCGTGCCCTGCAAGGTGTTGACCTGCACCTCGATGTTCCAGAGTTACTGGCGACCGTGGGAGGAGTCGAAGCGCGAAATGTGGGTGCGGGAGATGCCCGAAGGTGCCTATACGCGGGAAGATTTCGACTTCTTCACCGATGACTTGTGGGACTATGAGTTTCAAATCAAATTTGCCGAGTGGCTGCACAAGCGGAAGTCGGCCCAGCGTACTTGTTGCCTGATAGGTATACGCAGTCAGGAGAGCCTGAACCGTTGGCGCACGGTACACAGTGACCGCAACTATAAAAAGTACAAGGGGCTGAAATGGATTCGCGAGATGAAATACGGCATTTGCAATGCCTACCCCATACACGATTGGCTCACGACCGACATCTGGGTGGCCAACGGCCGTTTCCGTTGGGACTACAACCGCCTCTACGACCTCTACTATCGGGCGGGCGTCCCCCTCGACAAGCAGCGGGTAGCCAGCCCCTTTATCTCGCAGGCTATTTCGAGCCTGCGCCTCTACCGGGCCATCGACCCCGACACGTGGGGCAAGATGGTGAACCGGGTCAACGGGGTGAATTTTGCCGGTCTGTACGGTCGCTCCTCGATGATGGGTTGGCATTCGGTGAAGCTGCCGCCCGGCATGACGTGGGAGCGGTATCTCCATTTCCTGTTGCAGACCCTGCCCGAGGAGACGCGGCGCAACTACCAGCGCAAACTGGCGGTGAGCATCAACTTCTGGCGCGAGAAGGGAGGCTGTCTGGCCGACGAGACCATCGAGAAACTCGAAGCCATGGGCATTCCTATCGTCGTGGGCGACCATTCCAACTACAAGACCGCCAAGCGCCCGGTCAAGATGGAGTATCTCGACGACATCGACCTGCCCGAATTCAAGGAGTTGCCCACCTTCAAGCGCATGTGCATCTGCATTCTCAAAAACGACCACACCTGCAAGTATATGGGCTTTTCGCTCAACAAGGTCGAGAAGGAGTTGAAAGATCGAGTTATGGAAAAGTATAAAACATTATAA